The genome window GTCACGGTTGTTCACGCCGATGATGCGCGCGCCACAGGCCAGGGCCACCTCCAGTTCGGCCTCGTCGTGGACCTCCACCAGGGCGTCCAGCCCCAGGTGGTGGGCCATTTCCAGGTACGCGCCCGTGGCCTCGCCCAGCACGCTTACCATCAGCAGCGCCGCCGCCGCGTTCCACTCGGCAGCCTCGCGCAGCATGGCGGGATGCACCACGAAGTCCTTTCGCAGGACCGGCAACGTCACGGCGCCGATCACCCCATGCAGCGCCTGCGGATTGCCGTCGAAGTGCCGGGGCTCGGTCAGCACGCTGATGGCCGCTGCACCTCCCGCCTCGTAGGCCCGCGCCGCCGCCGCCGGGTCTAGCGGGGCAATCGCGCCCTGGCTGGGGCTGGCCCGCTTGACCTCGGCGATTAGAGCCAGGGCCGGGCCGCTCAGGGCTGTCTCGAACCGGCGGGAGGCGGGCCGCGCGGGACCGGGATCCAGGCTGGCCCCGCGGTAATCCCCGGCCCGTTCCTGCACGATGCGGCCCAGGACGCCCGGCACGCGGCTCAGCTCAGGAAGAAGGAGGCCATTCACGCGCCGGAGTATACGGGGCGCAGACCGCCCATCAGGCCAGGGGCGTGTTAGCCTGACGGCCATATGAGTCCCGCTTCCGGCTCCCCTTCCGTTCCCGGCCTTGTCCCCGGCCCCGGCCCGGTCCAGATCACGCGGGAGCAGCTTCAGGCCCGCGTGGGTGAACTGGCCGCCAAGATCCGCGAGGAATACCGGGGGCGCGAACCGCACCTGATCTGCGTCCTGAACGGCGCGTTCATGTTCCACGCCGATCTGGTCCGCGCGCTGGACATGCCCTGCACCATGGATTTTCTGCAGGCCAGCAGCTACGGCAACGCCAAGCAGAGCAGCGGCGAGGTCCGGCTGGTCAAGGACCTGCAGTTCCCCATCAGCGACCGCCACGTGATTCTGGTCGAAGACATCGTGGACACCGGCATCACCATGAATTACCTGCTGCACTACCTGGAAGGGCGCGGCCCGGCCACCATCAAGATCGCCGCCCTGCTGAGCAAGCCCAGCCGCCGCAAGGTGGAGGTCCCGGTGGAATACCTGGGCTTCACCATCCCCGACGCCTTCGTCTACGGCTACGGGCTGGACCGGGCACAGTACGACCGCAACCTGCCGTTTATCACCAGTCAGGAGTAAGCAGGCCGAGGTCCACAGGCCGGGAACCTGTCTGAGTCTCCCGATCATCGGGCCGGACGGCGACGCTACCCTGGGGCATGACCGACACCGCCAAGACGCGCAGGCTCAACTGGAACTCTTACCATGTCACGCAGGGCGACGAACGCGCCCCGAACCGGGCCATGCTGCGGGCGGTGGGCTTTGGTGACGGCGACTTCGAGAAGCCGATCATCGGCGTGGCGCACGCGCAGAGCAACATCACGCCGTGCAACAACGGGCTGGGCGAGCTGGCCGGACACATCACCGACGCGATCCATGAAGGCGGAGGGATGCCGCAGGTCTACGGCACCATCACCGTCTCGGACGGGATTTCAATGGGCACCGAGGGCATGAAGTGTTCGCTGGTGTCGCGCGAGGTGATTGCCGACAGCATCGAAACCGTGTCGCGTGGGCAGTCTCACGACGGCGTGATCGTGGTGGGCGGCTGCGACAAGAACATGCCGGGAGCCATGATCGGCATTGCCCGCCTGAACATTCCGGCCATCTTCGTGTACGGCGGGACCATCAAACCCGGCCATTACAACGGCCAGGACCTCACCATCGTGAGCGTATTCGAGGCGGTGGGCGCCTTCGGCGCCGGCAAGATCAGCCGCGAGGACTTCACCCAGATCGAGAAGAAGGCCTGCCCCGGCAACGGCTCCTGCGGCGGCATGTACACCGCCAACACCATGAGCAGCGCCTTTGAAGCGATGGGCATGAGTCTGCCGTTTAGCAGCACCATGAGCGCGGTGGACGCCGAGAAGGCCACCTCCAGCGCCGACAGCGCCCGCGCCCTGCTGCGGCTGATCGAGGCCGACATCCGCCCGCTGGATATCCTGACCAGGAAAGCTTTCGAGAACGCCATTACCGTGATCATGGCCGTGGGCGGCAGCACCAACGCCGTGCTGCACCTGATGGCGATTGCCCACGCCTGCGACATCGACCTGACGCTGGCGGACTTCGAGCGTATCCGTGAGCGCACCCCGGTGTTCTGTGACCTGAAGCCCAGCGGGCAGTACGTTGCCACCGATCTGCACGAGGTGGGCGGCATACCGCGCGTGATGAAGATGCTGCTGAAAGAGGGTCTGCTGCACGGTGACTGCCTGACCGTAACCGGCAAGACCGTCGCCGAGAACCTGAAGGGCGAGCAGGATACACCTGACGCCGGACAGGACGTGATCCGCCCCTACGCAGAGCCGCTGTACACGCAGGGCCACCTGGCCATCCTGCGCGGCAACCTGGCCCCGGAAGGAAGTGTCGCCAAGATCAGCGGCCTGAAAAGCATCAAGATCACCGGCCCGGCGCGCGTCTTTGAGTCCGAGGAACAGTCGATGCACGCCATCATGGATGACCAGATCAACCCCGGCGACGTGCTGGTCATCCGCTACGAGGGACCGAAAGGCGGCCCCGGCATGCGCGAGATGCTCTCTCCCACCAGCGCGATCATCGGTAAGGGTCTGGGCGACAGCGTGGGTCTGATCACCGACGGACGCTTCTCGGGCGGCACCTTCGGGCTGGTGGTGGGCCACGTTGCCCCCGAAGCCTACGTGGGCGGCCCGATTGCCCTGGTCCACGAGGGCGACACCATCGAGCTGAATGCCGAGACCTGTGAACTGACCCTGCATGTGGACGAGGCGGAGATTGAGCGGCGCCGCGCCGCGTGGGTGCAGCCCGAACCGCGTTACAAGCGCGGCGTGCTGGCAAAATACGCCAAACTGGTGAGCAGCGCGGCGGTGGGGGCGTATACGGACTGACAAGCACGTTTACCGGCGCCCCAATCCCTGACATCCCAGGCCCGCGCCAACACCACACCGACCGCCGGATCGTCGGCGTGGTGCTGTAGCAGGACACCATAGTGACGTGCCAGACATCCGGTATGCCGATCTCCTGGCAGGACGTGTGGACGCAGCCGCTACAGTCTCGCGGCCTCTGGGCGCTGCTGGGATTTCTCCGGAGTGAAGTGGCCGTCAGGGCCGGGAGACCTCCACTCGGGCGATCTCGTCCCAGCACCAGAACCCGGACCGGGCCATGCTGTGCAGGCGGCGGCGGAACGCCTGATGCTCGCGCAGATAGGCATCGAACTCGGCGGCGGAGCGCAGCGGCAGCCCGGCCTCGCAGAGGGGTTGCAGGTCAGGGGGCGGCGGGACGGGGGCGTCCAGCCCGCTGTGCACACGGCTGTACGAGCGGGTCAGGCTGTCCACACTCTCCAGGCTGCGGCGCAGGCCCCGCGGGGTCTCCATGTCCAGGGCGCCGCCAATGATCATCAGGGCCTCGCCCAGCATGGGGAGGGCGGCGTCCAGCGCCTGCCCCCGCTGATGCTCGTGAAACCGGTGCAAGTTGGGCGTACTGAGATGCTGCGCGTCCAGCGTGTTGAGCTGGGTGTGCAGGTCTGTCAACAGGCCCTGGACCCCGTCCGGATACCCCTGCACAGCGTCCAGGACAAGCGCCTGGACATCGGGTCCGGCGCGGTGCAGCAGCAGGGCAAACTCTCGGCGGGCGCTGCGGGCCTGGGCCACCGGAACGATGAAGGTGATGGCGAAGGTCAGCAGGAAAAAACCGGAGATGGCCGTGATGTCCGTCAGCACGCGCCACACGGTACTGGTGGCAACGATGTCCCCCAGACCCAGCGTGCTGACGCTGTAACCCACGAAATACACCACCTCGCCGAAGCTGGCGGGCTGGCCCGTCTTTGCGACTTCCAGTGCGCCGGGCCACGCCCAGAACACCAGGCTCCAGCCCAGCCACAGCAGCGCCGTCCAGATGTTCAGCGTCCCCGAGATCAGCGCCACCGTGCTGTAGGCCAGCACCGAGCGGCGACCGCTCACGCGGGCCAGCCCGCGGACGGCAGCGTAGACCCGCCGGTGAATCCAGCGGCTCAGGTGACCCTCGCCGGCCTGTAACCCCGACAGCAGGGCGTCCAGCAGCACGGCCAGCAGCAGCGCCGCACCGGGCACCCACAGCAGGGAGCGCAGGGCGTCCATCACGGGACCGTCAACTCAGGCTGACCGCTCAGCCCTCCAGCTCCGCAAACACGGCCCGGCTGATCACCAGTTGCTGAATCTCAGAGGTGCCCTCGTAGATCTCGGTGACCTTGGCGTCACGGTACAGCCGCTCGACAGGGTAGTCGCGGCTGTAGCCGTTGCCGCCGAAGACCTGAATGGCGTCCCGCGTGCAGTCCACCGCCGCCTCGGAGGCCAGCAGTTTGGCCATGCTGGCCTCCTTGCCGTACGGCTGCCCCTGGTCCTTGAGCCACGCGGCTTTCAGGGCCACCAGCCGCGCACTCTCGATGCGGGCGGCCATGCGGGCGATCTTGAACGACACGCCCTCGAATTCGCGCAGTTTCTTGCCGAACTGCTCGCGTTCATTGGCGTAGCGGCTGGCGTGCTCCAGCGCGGCGCGGGCGATACCAATGGCCTGCATGGCAATCCCGATGCGCCCGGCGTCCAGGCTGGCCAGGGCCACGATCAACCCCTGGCCCTCCTCGCCCACCATGTTCCCGTGCGGCACGCGCACGCCGTCAAAGGTGACGGTGGTGGTGTGCGCGGCGTGCAGGCCCATCTTTTCTTCCGGCTTGCCGAAGCCCAGGCCATCTGTGCCCCTCTCAACGATAAAACAGCTCACGCCGCGTGCGCCGCTTCCCCCGGTGCGGGCCATCACCAGATACGTCTCGGCCTGACCGCCGCTGGTGATCCACGCCTTCGCGCCGTCCAGTACCCAGTCGTCGCCGTCGCGGGTGGCTTTCAGGCGCAGACTGGCGGCGTCGCTGCCCGCACTGGCCTCGGTCAGGCAGAACGCGCCGATCTTCTCGCCGCTGGCCAGGGGCTTCAGGTACGCCTCGCGCTGGGCGTCGGTGCCGTAGCGCAGGATCATCTGTTCGGGCAGGCCGTTCTGCACGCTGACGATCACGCCCACGCTGGCGTCCGCCGCCGAGATCTCTTCCAGGCACAGGGCGTAGGTCACGCTGTCCAGCGCCGCGCCGCCCCACGCTTCGGGCACGGTGGCTCCCAGCAGGCCCATCTCGGCCAGCCCGCGCAACTGCGGGTGCGGGAACTCGCCGCTGCGGTCATAGTCGGCAGAGTGCGGCGCGATCTCGGCGCGGCAGAAATCGCGGACGTGTTGCAAGATCACGCGGCTGTCGTCGTTCAGGGCGAACCCCATGCCACTGGTCATCCCGCTCTCGGCAGGAACGGGCGCGTCGGTTACGGTCATGCCCGCAGCTTACCAAGCGTCGCCCGCACCAAACGGGCGTTCGGCTGACACTCAGCCCTCCGGCACCCAGCCTCCCCGTCTCTGAACTTCATTGGGGCACGTCCCCCTCTCCCGGACTGTGCCTCTCCCTGCTCCACCCCCTAACGAGCGTTTGTTAGACTGCCAGGTACAGATGACCGACACCAACACCAGCGCCCCGGCACAGCCTGCCGCCAGCTCAGCGTGGGCTGACGCTCTGGCACGCCTCGAGAGTGATCAGCGCAGGGTCCACGCCGGCGGCGGCGCCAAGGCCCAGGCCCGGCAGCACGACAAGAACCGCCTGACCGCCCGTGAACGCATTGCCCACCTGACCGACGACGGTACCCCCTTCGACGAACTGATGACCTTT of Deinococcus aerolatus contains these proteins:
- the trpC gene encoding indole-3-glycerol phosphate synthase TrpC yields the protein MNGLLLPELSRVPGVLGRIVQERAGDYRGASLDPGPARPASRRFETALSGPALALIAEVKRASPSQGAIAPLDPAAAARAYEAGGAAAISVLTEPRHFDGNPQALHGVIGAVTLPVLRKDFVVHPAMLREAAEWNAAAALLMVSVLGEATGAYLEMAHHLGLDALVEVHDEAELEVALACGARIIGVNNRDLKTLEIDLAVSPRLIRLARQRGFAGMLVAESGYRTPPQIAEIRGLADAVLVGSSLAGSGDLTGAARDLMSF
- the hpt gene encoding hypoxanthine phosphoribosyltransferase; this translates as MSPASGSPSVPGLVPGPGPVQITREQLQARVGELAAKIREEYRGREPHLICVLNGAFMFHADLVRALDMPCTMDFLQASSYGNAKQSSGEVRLVKDLQFPISDRHVILVEDIVDTGITMNYLLHYLEGRGPATIKIAALLSKPSRRKVEVPVEYLGFTIPDAFVYGYGLDRAQYDRNLPFITSQE
- the ilvD gene encoding dihydroxy-acid dehydratase, which gives rise to MTDTAKTRRLNWNSYHVTQGDERAPNRAMLRAVGFGDGDFEKPIIGVAHAQSNITPCNNGLGELAGHITDAIHEGGGMPQVYGTITVSDGISMGTEGMKCSLVSREVIADSIETVSRGQSHDGVIVVGGCDKNMPGAMIGIARLNIPAIFVYGGTIKPGHYNGQDLTIVSVFEAVGAFGAGKISREDFTQIEKKACPGNGSCGGMYTANTMSSAFEAMGMSLPFSSTMSAVDAEKATSSADSARALLRLIEADIRPLDILTRKAFENAITVIMAVGGSTNAVLHLMAIAHACDIDLTLADFERIRERTPVFCDLKPSGQYVATDLHEVGGIPRVMKMLLKEGLLHGDCLTVTGKTVAENLKGEQDTPDAGQDVIRPYAEPLYTQGHLAILRGNLAPEGSVAKISGLKSIKITGPARVFESEEQSMHAIMDDQINPGDVLVIRYEGPKGGPGMREMLSPTSAIIGKGLGDSVGLITDGRFSGGTFGLVVGHVAPEAYVGGPIALVHEGDTIELNAETCELTLHVDEAEIERRRAAWVQPEPRYKRGVLAKYAKLVSSAAVGAYTD
- a CDS encoding potassium channel family protein, whose amino-acid sequence is MDALRSLLWVPGAALLLAVLLDALLSGLQAGEGHLSRWIHRRVYAAVRGLARVSGRRSVLAYSTVALISGTLNIWTALLWLGWSLVFWAWPGALEVAKTGQPASFGEVVYFVGYSVSTLGLGDIVATSTVWRVLTDITAISGFFLLTFAITFIVPVAQARSARREFALLLHRAGPDVQALVLDAVQGYPDGVQGLLTDLHTQLNTLDAQHLSTPNLHRFHEHQRGQALDAALPMLGEALMIIGGALDMETPRGLRRSLESVDSLTRSYSRVHSGLDAPVPPPPDLQPLCEAGLPLRSAAEFDAYLREHQAFRRRLHSMARSGFWCWDEIARVEVSRP
- a CDS encoding acyl-CoA dehydrogenase encodes the protein MTVTDAPVPAESGMTSGMGFALNDDSRVILQHVRDFCRAEIAPHSADYDRSGEFPHPQLRGLAEMGLLGATVPEAWGGAALDSVTYALCLEEISAADASVGVIVSVQNGLPEQMILRYGTDAQREAYLKPLASGEKIGAFCLTEASAGSDAASLRLKATRDGDDWVLDGAKAWITSGGQAETYLVMARTGGSGARGVSCFIVERGTDGLGFGKPEEKMGLHAAHTTTVTFDGVRVPHGNMVGEEGQGLIVALASLDAGRIGIAMQAIGIARAALEHASRYANEREQFGKKLREFEGVSFKIARMAARIESARLVALKAAWLKDQGQPYGKEASMAKLLASEAAVDCTRDAIQVFGGNGYSRDYPVERLYRDAKVTEIYEGTSEIQQLVISRAVFAELEG